The following are from one region of the Leptospira andrefontaineae genome:
- a CDS encoding glucose-6-phosphate isomerase has protein sequence MAFSVEINDRFASEFADPKNYELLLKESGQALQNLLSGKSPGSEFLGWVRLPKEIQRVELEKIHSEAQRLRKQSETIVVIGIGGSYLGAKAVIEASKPYFKTPSLGSPEIVYAGHHLDARYHSELLEYLENKEFSINVVSKSGTTTEPALAFRLLWDLAKKKYGVKAKDRIVATTDSSKGALRKMSEELGFTTFSIPDNVGGRYSVLTPVGLFPIAAAGVDIFSFWEGFSEAADFLISETSPHKNPACIYSAYRNLFYRSGKKIEVIANYNPSIRTLTEWWKQLFGESEGKQGKGIFPASVELTTDLHSLGQYLQEGERNIFETVLYSKNTGANVLVPKDSEDLDGLNFLASKNLEEVNLQAFLGTLVAHSEGRIPCLEILFPDTGPKSLGQMMYFFELACGVSGNVLGVNPFDQPGVEAYKKNMFALLGKPGFENLRESLRQKGV, from the coding sequence ATGGCTTTTTCTGTAGAAATAAACGATAGATTTGCCTCGGAGTTTGCCGACCCCAAAAACTATGAGCTCTTATTAAAAGAGTCAGGCCAGGCTTTACAAAATCTTCTCTCTGGAAAATCCCCAGGCTCCGAATTTTTGGGATGGGTCCGACTTCCTAAAGAGATCCAAAGAGTAGAATTAGAAAAAATTCATTCCGAGGCACAAAGACTCAGAAAACAATCCGAGACGATAGTTGTGATAGGGATCGGAGGTTCTTATTTAGGAGCCAAGGCTGTCATTGAAGCTTCTAAACCATATTTTAAAACTCCAAGTTTAGGATCGCCTGAGATCGTTTATGCGGGACATCATTTAGATGCACGTTATCATTCGGAACTTTTAGAATATTTAGAGAACAAAGAATTTTCGATCAATGTGGTTTCTAAGTCGGGAACTACAACCGAGCCTGCTTTGGCATTTCGTTTACTTTGGGATCTTGCCAAAAAAAAATACGGGGTTAAAGCAAAAGATAGAATAGTTGCTACAACAGATAGTTCTAAAGGTGCTTTGCGCAAAATGTCGGAAGAGTTAGGATTTACAACCTTCTCTATTCCGGATAACGTGGGTGGGAGATATTCGGTTTTAACTCCGGTTGGGCTGTTCCCGATAGCCGCTGCAGGAGTGGATATATTTTCTTTTTGGGAAGGGTTCTCCGAAGCCGCAGACTTTTTGATCTCGGAAACTTCTCCTCATAAAAATCCGGCATGTATTTATTCCGCTTATAGAAATCTATTTTATAGATCCGGAAAGAAGATAGAAGTGATCGCAAATTATAATCCTTCTATCCGAACTTTAACCGAATGGTGGAAACAGTTATTCGGAGAAAGTGAAGGCAAACAAGGTAAGGGAATTTTTCCTGCTTCTGTGGAACTGACTACCGATCTACATTCTCTTGGGCAATATTTGCAGGAAGGGGAACGTAATATTTTCGAGACCGTTCTTTATTCCAAAAATACGGGAGCAAATGTATTGGTTCCTAAGGATTCAGAAGATTTGGATGGTCTGAACTTTTTAGCTTCTAAAAACTTGGAAGAAGTAAACTTACAGGCATTTCTTGGCACTTTAGTAGCACATTCGGAAGGCAGAATACCATGTTTGGAGATTCTGTTTCCGGACACAGGACCTAAAAGTCTAGGCCAAATGATGTATTTTTTTGAATTAGCCTGCGGAGTTTCGGGGAATGTATTGGGTGTAAACCCATTCGATCAGCCTGGGGTAGAGGCTTATAAGAAAAATATGTTCGCATTACTGGGAAAACCAGGTTTTGAAAATTTAAGAGAATCGCTTCGTCAAAAAGGAGTCTAA
- a CDS encoding helix-turn-helix domain-containing protein, with protein sequence MSDLIRISWNHKESPETYTVLPGEECVIGIQTKGKISLGSGEQPKALAKAGITGILRGPRTFFSEKNTKSLLVYISPLLLSRMISVPMDQISDSSLSLEDLFSREMISGLVADCEEADSKGLEASQTLEKFRNLFTLKEEKEKFLPEAVLKIKSSFGEIGIKGLAEDLGVSQSSLERGFKSRIGLSPKEYAGLIRFRNIFRFYNSSSSLTELALEAGYYDQAHFIREFKKKTGVSPKQWFRQNTIAELDLNF encoded by the coding sequence TTGTCTGATTTGATCCGAATTTCCTGGAACCATAAAGAATCTCCCGAAACTTATACAGTTCTACCGGGAGAAGAATGTGTAATTGGTATTCAGACTAAGGGAAAAATTTCTTTAGGTTCAGGTGAACAGCCAAAGGCCCTAGCCAAAGCGGGGATCACAGGGATCTTAAGAGGTCCCAGAACATTCTTTTCTGAAAAAAATACAAAATCACTTTTGGTTTATATTTCCCCTTTGTTACTTTCTAGAATGATCTCTGTGCCAATGGACCAGATCAGCGATTCCAGTTTATCTTTAGAAGATCTATTTTCGAGAGAGATGATCTCTGGGTTGGTAGCAGACTGTGAAGAAGCAGATTCAAAAGGTCTGGAAGCTTCTCAGACTTTGGAAAAATTTCGGAACCTATTTACTTTAAAAGAAGAAAAGGAAAAATTTTTACCGGAAGCGGTTCTAAAGATTAAATCCTCATTCGGGGAGATCGGGATCAAAGGTTTAGCCGAAGATTTGGGTGTGAGTCAAAGCAGTTTAGAAAGAGGTTTTAAATCCAGAATAGGTTTAAGTCCGAAGGAATATGCCGGACTTATTCGATTCAGAAATATATTCAGATTTTATAATTCTTCTTCGAGCCTAACCGAATTGGCTTTAGAGGCAGGCTATTATGACCAGGCTCATTTTATCCGTGAATTTAAGAAGAAGACGGGAGTTAGCCCAAAACAATGGTTTCGCCAGAATACAATCGCAGAATTAGATCTTAATTTTTAG
- a CDS encoding STAS domain-containing protein codes for MADTPWNLDSKDFDHDAPELGVFLDQDNIPEGLPKEAVVVKISGEINLYSAQIMKERFFHLLDRGFIYLLVNMENVKYIDSSGLGVFMATHSRLVKSGKGGIAVFSPSSQVNKILELTKLKSLIRVGSTSKEAWKLLAP; via the coding sequence ATGGCAGATACTCCTTGGAACCTGGACAGTAAAGATTTTGATCATGACGCACCCGAGCTAGGCGTATTTCTAGATCAGGATAATATCCCGGAAGGTCTTCCAAAGGAAGCAGTGGTTGTAAAAATTTCTGGAGAGATTAATTTATACTCAGCCCAGATCATGAAAGAAAGATTCTTTCATCTACTTGATCGAGGATTTATTTATCTTCTAGTGAATATGGAAAATGTGAAGTACATAGATTCTTCCGGACTGGGAGTTTTTATGGCGACACATTCCAGACTAGTAAAGAGCGGCAAGGGTGGAATCGCAGTCTTCTCACCTTCTTCCCAAGTGAATAAAATTTTAGAACTTACTAAATTAAAAAGTCTGATCCGAGTAGGAAGTACTTCCAAAGAAGCTTGGAAACTTTTAGCGCCTTGA
- a CDS encoding uracil-DNA glycosylase family protein, with protein MNDSQKFKKHIETLLHCRLCPDMVGNPVQGGIPGAKIMSIGQAPGIHEEKFGRPFAYTAGKTLFKWFLSIGIEEEIYRSKVNMAAVCRCFPGKAKSGDRKPNPSEVQNCSRYIRFEVEFNQPELIIPIGKLAIDQLVENQKYKLDDVIGKKFKKNFYGVELDWIPLPHPSGLNVWNHSPEAKILIAKSLDLIRKHPAVKREFFSKN; from the coding sequence ATGAACGATTCCCAAAAATTCAAAAAACATATAGAAACATTACTTCATTGCAGACTTTGTCCGGACATGGTAGGCAATCCTGTACAAGGTGGAATTCCTGGCGCAAAAATTATGAGCATAGGCCAAGCTCCCGGCATCCACGAAGAAAAATTCGGAAGACCATTCGCATACACTGCAGGTAAAACTTTATTCAAATGGTTTTTATCCATAGGGATAGAAGAAGAGATCTATAGATCCAAAGTGAATATGGCCGCAGTATGCAGATGTTTTCCTGGCAAAGCAAAAAGTGGAGATAGAAAACCAAATCCTTCCGAAGTACAAAATTGTTCCAGATACATTCGTTTCGAAGTTGAATTCAATCAACCTGAGCTCATCATTCCGATTGGTAAATTGGCAATCGATCAATTGGTGGAGAATCAAAAATACAAACTAGATGATGTCATCGGTAAAAAGTTTAAGAAAAACTTTTACGGAGTGGAGCTAGATTGGATCCCTTTACCGCATCCATCCGGACTGAATGTTTGGAATCATTCTCCGGAAGCTAAGATCTTGATCGCAAAATCCTTGGATCTGATCCGAAAACATCCAGCAGTCAAAAGAGAATTCTTTTCTAAAAATTAA
- a CDS encoding hemerythrin domain-containing protein, with translation MLNNRKKVYDFPHKAIRYGISKLVQEAGRTDYSDPKDVLELLESGKEIFLMLKIHARDEEGVSLKHLEEKDPQASLKDKEEHKYLEEKIKDLESLLDRIKEEVGQAQTLSEEFYTKLIRFQTDYFSHMTREEEETQIRLHLYFSDPELDDHQKEIMGSLGRDEFKIWAKYLIPNVPTPIKNRFEEILKTYS, from the coding sequence ATGTTAAACAACCGTAAAAAAGTATATGATTTCCCTCATAAGGCAATCCGTTATGGGATCTCAAAATTAGTGCAGGAGGCGGGAAGGACTGATTACTCAGATCCAAAAGACGTACTCGAACTTCTCGAATCGGGAAAAGAGATCTTTCTAATGTTAAAAATTCACGCAAGAGATGAAGAAGGAGTGAGCCTTAAACATTTAGAAGAAAAAGATCCGCAAGCTTCTCTCAAAGACAAAGAAGAACATAAATACCTGGAAGAAAAAATAAAAGATTTGGAATCTCTTTTAGATAGGATTAAAGAAGAAGTAGGGCAAGCACAGACTCTCTCCGAAGAATTTTATACAAAACTAATTCGTTTCCAAACAGATTATTTCTCTCATATGACCAGGGAAGAAGAGGAAACTCAGATTAGATTACATTTATACTTTTCCGATCCTGAATTGGACGATCACCAGAAAGAGATCATGGGTTCTTTGGGACGAGATGAATTCAAAATTTGGGCCAAATATTTGATCCCAAATGTTCCAACCCCGATCAAAAATAGATTCGAAGAAATATTAAAAACGTATTCTTGA
- a CDS encoding putative signal transducing protein, with protein sequence MFQTNDYMEAVLFESRLSALGIPYVKEGDELNPLRGILPMNDTLISIFVDDEDFERAYELLSEEIEED encoded by the coding sequence ATATTCCAAACAAACGATTATATGGAAGCTGTACTTTTCGAATCCAGGCTTTCTGCATTAGGAATTCCTTATGTAAAAGAAGGGGACGAGCTAAATCCTTTAAGAGGCATTCTTCCTATGAACGATACTCTGATTTCGATATTTGTGGACGATGAGGATTTTGAAAGAGCATATGAGCTTCTTTCGGAAGAAATAGAAGAAGATTAA
- the galK gene encoding galactokinase encodes MTLSIRENLSTSLSHIFPDAPGLGPIRFFSAPGRVNIIGEHVDYAGGLVFPAAIDFRTHFAIRTNGLGLIRLYSLDFQSEFVTKDPIYSVEKPWANYILGVVSEAHKLGLKVEGFDLVFTGNIPQGAGLSSSAAVEVGTTFALSKIFSWDITKEKIALLAQAAENHFVGVNCGIMDQFVIAVAKPSSCISLNTESLEYSYHDLDLPGYEFYLIDSNVKHSLKESEYNDRRKEVESATSKCNKLSPEVQTLSQANFPLIEKAGLTPSEFKRATHILGERSRAQNVIRSLKDKNAEMVGKELFSCHESLSKNFQVSCEETDFIVEWFRSENVLGARMIGGGFGGCVLVLDKDGRSSSLFSKFEKEYFQKFGLNAKIYRFSISEGVREDSSDR; translated from the coding sequence ATGACTCTTTCTATCCGAGAGAATCTTTCCACTTCTCTTTCGCATATTTTTCCGGATGCTCCGGGCCTAGGTCCAATTCGTTTTTTCTCCGCGCCAGGCAGGGTGAATATCATAGGTGAACATGTAGATTACGCAGGCGGTTTGGTATTTCCGGCTGCAATCGATTTCAGAACACATTTTGCGATTCGGACAAACGGGCTCGGTCTTATCAGATTGTATTCCTTGGATTTCCAATCCGAATTTGTAACAAAGGATCCCATCTATTCCGTAGAAAAACCTTGGGCAAATTATATCTTGGGAGTTGTTTCAGAAGCTCATAAATTAGGATTAAAGGTAGAAGGTTTCGATCTTGTCTTTACGGGAAATATTCCCCAAGGAGCAGGGCTTTCTTCTTCTGCGGCTGTAGAAGTTGGAACAACATTTGCTCTTTCTAAAATTTTCTCTTGGGATATTACAAAGGAGAAGATCGCATTACTCGCTCAAGCAGCGGAAAATCATTTTGTTGGTGTGAACTGCGGGATCATGGACCAGTTCGTGATCGCAGTGGCAAAACCTTCTTCTTGTATTTCTTTAAATACGGAAAGTTTGGAGTATTCATATCATGATTTGGATCTTCCAGGTTATGAATTCTATCTGATCGATTCTAATGTAAAACACAGTCTGAAAGAGAGCGAGTACAACGACAGAAGAAAAGAAGTAGAATCCGCGACTTCAAAATGTAATAAACTTTCTCCAGAAGTGCAGACCTTAAGCCAAGCAAATTTCCCTTTGATCGAAAAAGCAGGGTTAACTCCTTCTGAATTTAAAAGAGCCACTCATATTTTGGGAGAAAGATCCAGAGCCCAAAACGTTATCCGCTCCTTAAAGGATAAAAATGCGGAAATGGTAGGGAAAGAATTATTCTCCTGTCATGAATCACTTTCCAAAAACTTCCAAGTCTCCTGTGAAGAAACGGATTTTATAGTAGAATGGTTCCGTTCTGAAAATGTATTAGGAGCCAGAATGATCGGAGGAGGATTCGGAGGTTGTGTCTTAGTGTTAGACAAAGATGGCAGATCTTCTTCCTTATTCTCCAAATTCGAAAAGGAATATTTCCAAAAATTCGGACTAAATGCAAAGATCTATAGATTCTCTATCTCTGAAGGAGTAAGAGAAGACAGTTCGGATCGTTGA
- a CDS encoding helix-hairpin-helix domain-containing protein, with product MKSDKSGVLKEFRTLPGVGKVIAEDLWNLGVRSKAELAKLDPEKLYEEICEYQGTRVDPCMLYVFRCAVYVSATPDPEPEKMKWWFWKDKQLV from the coding sequence ATGAAGTCGGATAAATCCGGGGTATTAAAAGAATTTCGCACTCTTCCAGGGGTTGGCAAAGTAATTGCAGAAGATCTTTGGAATCTAGGAGTTCGCAGTAAGGCGGAGCTCGCAAAATTAGATCCTGAAAAATTATACGAAGAGATTTGCGAATACCAAGGCACTCGAGTTGATCCTTGTATGTTGTATGTATTTCGGTGCGCAGTATATGTTTCTGCAACTCCCGATCCTGAACCGGAAAAAATGAAATGGTGGTTCTGGAAGGACAAACAGCTTGTCTGA